Proteins found in one Misgurnus anguillicaudatus chromosome 3, ASM2758022v2, whole genome shotgun sequence genomic segment:
- the LOC129444274 gene encoding uncharacterized protein isoform X1 produces MSDLTHAFQSQLSGVMETVFKAAIFEITRLVEESFMKEMSRSREQVETLKKRLQWSESRWRTQESTCASRCTKCGKANEEDKETSTPLENDRGLKQESVRERSWGSCELETDTLLGKERSEDRTSPNRTAEQSANTEDRKLDCILKEEVLYNTTDKKELQDGWTLDTEVAETSDFSAHSYSEQELQQIQEEWSTGLVKSTDDGPYADITDVQGLAYRMRYNTEELADYNKLDMGDLNVLGERTEETLGAVQNDLNVAIEGERHFSNKSKKRNRGSFPAQVNPETESIDRHMHCLLINEEGHLQDMSALSEVQNGVAGHADHRGHSTLYGENTANDGSGGLYKEHEFNHSQDDRQIFQVSEPSLKDYPLSQRVGSTDAYNCNQCGKKFTQACNLKVHQRVHQRDGLHLCSHCGKGYSSFSDLQRHRCSQTGEKPYICTLCGNRFSRLWNLKLHRRIHTQEKPHQCTVCNKSFTRADILKVHQRTHTGERPYCCGICGLSFKRLDHLRSHQRKHSADLNSQ; encoded by the exons ATGTCCGATCTTACACATGCGTTTCAGTCACAACTGTCCGGGGTCATGGAGACTGTCTTTAAAGCAGCCATATTTGAGATCACCCGGCTGGTAGAGGAGAGTTTCATGAAGGAAATGTCCCGAAGTCGGGAACAGGTGGAGACTCTGAAGAAGAGACTGCAATGGAGCGAGTCAAGGTGGAGAACTCAAGAGTCAACATGTGCCAGCAGGTGTACAAAGTGTGGTAAAGCTAACGAGGAAGATAAAGAAACATCAACACCATTAG AAAATGATCGTGGTCTCAAACAGGAGAGTGTTCGAGAAAGGAGCTGGGGAAGCTGTGAGTTGGAGACTGACACGCTTTTGGGAAAAGAAAGATCAGAAGACCGGACGAGCCCCAATCGCACAGCAGAG CAGTCTGCAAATACAGAGGACAGGAAACTGGACTGCATACTAAAAGAGGAGGTTCTCTATAATACCACTGATAAAAAGGAGCTTCAGGATGGGTGGACACTGGATACTGAAG TAGCCGAGACTTCTGATTTCTCAGCTCACAGTTACAGTGAGCAAGAACTTCAACAGATTCAGGAAGAATGGAGCACTGGGCTTGTTAAGTCTACTGATGATGGGCCTTATGCAGATATTACAGACGTTCAGGGGCTGGCATACCGAATGCGGTACAACACAGAGGAGCTGGCGGACTACAATAAACTGGACATGGGAGACCTGAATGTTCTTGGAGAAAGAACTGAAGAGACACTGGGCGCTGTTCAAAATGACCTTAATGTGGCTATAGAAGGTGAAAGACACTTTTCCAATAAGAGTAAGAAAAGAAATAGAGGCTCTTTTCCTGCACAGGTTAACCCAGAAACAGAAAGCATTGATAGACACATGCACTGTTTACTTATTAATGAAGAAGGCCACTTACAGGACATGAGTGCCCTCAGCGAAGTTCAGAATGGGGTTGCAGGACATGCTGATCATAGAGGACACTCAACACTTTATGGTGAAAATACAGCAAACGATGGGTCTGGTGGACTATATAAGGAACATGAATTTAACCATTCTCAAGATGATAGACAAATTTTTCAAGTCAGCGAGCCTTCTCTAAAAGACTACCCGCTCTCCCAAAGAGTCGGTTCAACCGATGCATACAACTGTAACCAGTGCGGTAAGAAATTCACTCAGGCCTGCAATTTAAAGGTTCACCAGCGTGTCCACCAACGGGACGGTCTCCACTTGTGCAGCCACTGTGGGAAAGGTTACTCGTCGTTCAGTGACCTGCAGAGGCACCGATGCAGTCAGACTGGAGAGAAGCCTTACATCTGCACGCTTTGTGGAAACCGATTTAGCAGACTGTGGAATCTCAAGCTGCACAGGCGCATTCACACGCAGGAGAAACCACACCAGTGTACTGTGTGCAATAAGAGCTTTACCCGGGCAGATATCTTAAAAGTCCATCAACGCACCCATACAGGAGAAAGACCGTACTGCTGTGGTATTTGTGGACTCAGCTTCAAACGCCTGGACCACCTTAGGTCACATCAGCGCAAACATAGTGCTGACCTAAACAGTCAGTGA
- the LOC129444274 gene encoding uncharacterized protein isoform X4: MSDLTHAFQSQLSGVMETVFKAAIFEITRLVEESFMKEMSRSREQVETLKKRLQWSESRWRTQESTCASRCTKCGKANEEDKETSTPLENDRGLKQESVRERSWGSCELETDTLLGKERSEDRTSPNRTAESANTEDRKLDCILKEEVLYNTTDKKELQDGWTLDTEAETSDFSAHSYSEQELQQIQEEWSTGLVKSTDDGPYADITDVQGLAYRMRYNTEELADYNKLDMGDLNVLGERTEETLGAVQNDLNVAIEGERHFSNKSKKRNRGSFPAQVNPETESIDRHMHCLLINEEGHLQDMSALSEVQNGVAGHADHRGHSTLYGENTANDGSGGLYKEHEFNHSQDDRQIFQVSEPSLKDYPLSQRVGSTDAYNCNQCGKKFTQACNLKVHQRVHQRDGLHLCSHCGKGYSSFSDLQRHRCSQTGEKPYICTLCGNRFSRLWNLKLHRRIHTQEKPHQCTVCNKSFTRADILKVHQRTHTGERPYCCGICGLSFKRLDHLRSHQRKHSADLNSQ, translated from the exons ATGTCCGATCTTACACATGCGTTTCAGTCACAACTGTCCGGGGTCATGGAGACTGTCTTTAAAGCAGCCATATTTGAGATCACCCGGCTGGTAGAGGAGAGTTTCATGAAGGAAATGTCCCGAAGTCGGGAACAGGTGGAGACTCTGAAGAAGAGACTGCAATGGAGCGAGTCAAGGTGGAGAACTCAAGAGTCAACATGTGCCAGCAGGTGTACAAAGTGTGGTAAAGCTAACGAGGAAGATAAAGAAACATCAACACCATTAG AAAATGATCGTGGTCTCAAACAGGAGAGTGTTCGAGAAAGGAGCTGGGGAAGCTGTGAGTTGGAGACTGACACGCTTTTGGGAAAAGAAAGATCAGAAGACCGGACGAGCCCCAATCGCACAGCAGAG TCTGCAAATACAGAGGACAGGAAACTGGACTGCATACTAAAAGAGGAGGTTCTCTATAATACCACTGATAAAAAGGAGCTTCAGGATGGGTGGACACTGGATACTGAAG CCGAGACTTCTGATTTCTCAGCTCACAGTTACAGTGAGCAAGAACTTCAACAGATTCAGGAAGAATGGAGCACTGGGCTTGTTAAGTCTACTGATGATGGGCCTTATGCAGATATTACAGACGTTCAGGGGCTGGCATACCGAATGCGGTACAACACAGAGGAGCTGGCGGACTACAATAAACTGGACATGGGAGACCTGAATGTTCTTGGAGAAAGAACTGAAGAGACACTGGGCGCTGTTCAAAATGACCTTAATGTGGCTATAGAAGGTGAAAGACACTTTTCCAATAAGAGTAAGAAAAGAAATAGAGGCTCTTTTCCTGCACAGGTTAACCCAGAAACAGAAAGCATTGATAGACACATGCACTGTTTACTTATTAATGAAGAAGGCCACTTACAGGACATGAGTGCCCTCAGCGAAGTTCAGAATGGGGTTGCAGGACATGCTGATCATAGAGGACACTCAACACTTTATGGTGAAAATACAGCAAACGATGGGTCTGGTGGACTATATAAGGAACATGAATTTAACCATTCTCAAGATGATAGACAAATTTTTCAAGTCAGCGAGCCTTCTCTAAAAGACTACCCGCTCTCCCAAAGAGTCGGTTCAACCGATGCATACAACTGTAACCAGTGCGGTAAGAAATTCACTCAGGCCTGCAATTTAAAGGTTCACCAGCGTGTCCACCAACGGGACGGTCTCCACTTGTGCAGCCACTGTGGGAAAGGTTACTCGTCGTTCAGTGACCTGCAGAGGCACCGATGCAGTCAGACTGGAGAGAAGCCTTACATCTGCACGCTTTGTGGAAACCGATTTAGCAGACTGTGGAATCTCAAGCTGCACAGGCGCATTCACACGCAGGAGAAACCACACCAGTGTACTGTGTGCAATAAGAGCTTTACCCGGGCAGATATCTTAAAAGTCCATCAACGCACCCATACAGGAGAAAGACCGTACTGCTGTGGTATTTGTGGACTCAGCTTCAAACGCCTGGACCACCTTAGGTCACATCAGCGCAAACATAGTGCTGACCTAAACAGTCAGTGA
- the LOC129444274 gene encoding uncharacterized protein isoform X3, with product MSDLTHAFQSQLSGVMETVFKAAIFEITRLVEESFMKEMSRSREQVETLKKRLQWSESRWRTQESTCASRCTKCGKANEEDKETSTPLENDRGLKQESVRERSWGSCELETDTLLGKERSEDRTSPNRTAEQSANTEDRKLDCILKEEVLYNTTDKKELQDGWTLDTEAETSDFSAHSYSEQELQQIQEEWSTGLVKSTDDGPYADITDVQGLAYRMRYNTEELADYNKLDMGDLNVLGERTEETLGAVQNDLNVAIEGERHFSNKSKKRNRGSFPAQVNPETESIDRHMHCLLINEEGHLQDMSALSEVQNGVAGHADHRGHSTLYGENTANDGSGGLYKEHEFNHSQDDRQIFQVSEPSLKDYPLSQRVGSTDAYNCNQCGKKFTQACNLKVHQRVHQRDGLHLCSHCGKGYSSFSDLQRHRCSQTGEKPYICTLCGNRFSRLWNLKLHRRIHTQEKPHQCTVCNKSFTRADILKVHQRTHTGERPYCCGICGLSFKRLDHLRSHQRKHSADLNSQ from the exons ATGTCCGATCTTACACATGCGTTTCAGTCACAACTGTCCGGGGTCATGGAGACTGTCTTTAAAGCAGCCATATTTGAGATCACCCGGCTGGTAGAGGAGAGTTTCATGAAGGAAATGTCCCGAAGTCGGGAACAGGTGGAGACTCTGAAGAAGAGACTGCAATGGAGCGAGTCAAGGTGGAGAACTCAAGAGTCAACATGTGCCAGCAGGTGTACAAAGTGTGGTAAAGCTAACGAGGAAGATAAAGAAACATCAACACCATTAG AAAATGATCGTGGTCTCAAACAGGAGAGTGTTCGAGAAAGGAGCTGGGGAAGCTGTGAGTTGGAGACTGACACGCTTTTGGGAAAAGAAAGATCAGAAGACCGGACGAGCCCCAATCGCACAGCAGAG CAGTCTGCAAATACAGAGGACAGGAAACTGGACTGCATACTAAAAGAGGAGGTTCTCTATAATACCACTGATAAAAAGGAGCTTCAGGATGGGTGGACACTGGATACTGAAG CCGAGACTTCTGATTTCTCAGCTCACAGTTACAGTGAGCAAGAACTTCAACAGATTCAGGAAGAATGGAGCACTGGGCTTGTTAAGTCTACTGATGATGGGCCTTATGCAGATATTACAGACGTTCAGGGGCTGGCATACCGAATGCGGTACAACACAGAGGAGCTGGCGGACTACAATAAACTGGACATGGGAGACCTGAATGTTCTTGGAGAAAGAACTGAAGAGACACTGGGCGCTGTTCAAAATGACCTTAATGTGGCTATAGAAGGTGAAAGACACTTTTCCAATAAGAGTAAGAAAAGAAATAGAGGCTCTTTTCCTGCACAGGTTAACCCAGAAACAGAAAGCATTGATAGACACATGCACTGTTTACTTATTAATGAAGAAGGCCACTTACAGGACATGAGTGCCCTCAGCGAAGTTCAGAATGGGGTTGCAGGACATGCTGATCATAGAGGACACTCAACACTTTATGGTGAAAATACAGCAAACGATGGGTCTGGTGGACTATATAAGGAACATGAATTTAACCATTCTCAAGATGATAGACAAATTTTTCAAGTCAGCGAGCCTTCTCTAAAAGACTACCCGCTCTCCCAAAGAGTCGGTTCAACCGATGCATACAACTGTAACCAGTGCGGTAAGAAATTCACTCAGGCCTGCAATTTAAAGGTTCACCAGCGTGTCCACCAACGGGACGGTCTCCACTTGTGCAGCCACTGTGGGAAAGGTTACTCGTCGTTCAGTGACCTGCAGAGGCACCGATGCAGTCAGACTGGAGAGAAGCCTTACATCTGCACGCTTTGTGGAAACCGATTTAGCAGACTGTGGAATCTCAAGCTGCACAGGCGCATTCACACGCAGGAGAAACCACACCAGTGTACTGTGTGCAATAAGAGCTTTACCCGGGCAGATATCTTAAAAGTCCATCAACGCACCCATACAGGAGAAAGACCGTACTGCTGTGGTATTTGTGGACTCAGCTTCAAACGCCTGGACCACCTTAGGTCACATCAGCGCAAACATAGTGCTGACCTAAACAGTCAGTGA
- the LOC129444274 gene encoding uncharacterized protein isoform X5 has product MVGHQCWIQSSFQFIPKVFAGVPFIYLGWREENDRGLKQESVRERSWGSCELETDTLLGKERSEDRTSPNRTAEQSANTEDRKLDCILKEEVLYNTTDKKELQDGWTLDTEVAETSDFSAHSYSEQELQQIQEEWSTGLVKSTDDGPYADITDVQGLAYRMRYNTEELADYNKLDMGDLNVLGERTEETLGAVQNDLNVAIEGERHFSNKSKKRNRGSFPAQVNPETESIDRHMHCLLINEEGHLQDMSALSEVQNGVAGHADHRGHSTLYGENTANDGSGGLYKEHEFNHSQDDRQIFQVSEPSLKDYPLSQRVGSTDAYNCNQCGKKFTQACNLKVHQRVHQRDGLHLCSHCGKGYSSFSDLQRHRCSQTGEKPYICTLCGNRFSRLWNLKLHRRIHTQEKPHQCTVCNKSFTRADILKVHQRTHTGERPYCCGICGLSFKRLDHLRSHQRKHSADLNSQ; this is encoded by the exons ATGGTCGGGCATCAGTGTTGGATACAATCTTCATTCCAGTTTATCCCAAAGGTGTTCGCTGGGGTTCCATTTATATATTTGGGGTGGcgtgagg AAAATGATCGTGGTCTCAAACAGGAGAGTGTTCGAGAAAGGAGCTGGGGAAGCTGTGAGTTGGAGACTGACACGCTTTTGGGAAAAGAAAGATCAGAAGACCGGACGAGCCCCAATCGCACAGCAGAG CAGTCTGCAAATACAGAGGACAGGAAACTGGACTGCATACTAAAAGAGGAGGTTCTCTATAATACCACTGATAAAAAGGAGCTTCAGGATGGGTGGACACTGGATACTGAAG TAGCCGAGACTTCTGATTTCTCAGCTCACAGTTACAGTGAGCAAGAACTTCAACAGATTCAGGAAGAATGGAGCACTGGGCTTGTTAAGTCTACTGATGATGGGCCTTATGCAGATATTACAGACGTTCAGGGGCTGGCATACCGAATGCGGTACAACACAGAGGAGCTGGCGGACTACAATAAACTGGACATGGGAGACCTGAATGTTCTTGGAGAAAGAACTGAAGAGACACTGGGCGCTGTTCAAAATGACCTTAATGTGGCTATAGAAGGTGAAAGACACTTTTCCAATAAGAGTAAGAAAAGAAATAGAGGCTCTTTTCCTGCACAGGTTAACCCAGAAACAGAAAGCATTGATAGACACATGCACTGTTTACTTATTAATGAAGAAGGCCACTTACAGGACATGAGTGCCCTCAGCGAAGTTCAGAATGGGGTTGCAGGACATGCTGATCATAGAGGACACTCAACACTTTATGGTGAAAATACAGCAAACGATGGGTCTGGTGGACTATATAAGGAACATGAATTTAACCATTCTCAAGATGATAGACAAATTTTTCAAGTCAGCGAGCCTTCTCTAAAAGACTACCCGCTCTCCCAAAGAGTCGGTTCAACCGATGCATACAACTGTAACCAGTGCGGTAAGAAATTCACTCAGGCCTGCAATTTAAAGGTTCACCAGCGTGTCCACCAACGGGACGGTCTCCACTTGTGCAGCCACTGTGGGAAAGGTTACTCGTCGTTCAGTGACCTGCAGAGGCACCGATGCAGTCAGACTGGAGAGAAGCCTTACATCTGCACGCTTTGTGGAAACCGATTTAGCAGACTGTGGAATCTCAAGCTGCACAGGCGCATTCACACGCAGGAGAAACCACACCAGTGTACTGTGTGCAATAAGAGCTTTACCCGGGCAGATATCTTAAAAGTCCATCAACGCACCCATACAGGAGAAAGACCGTACTGCTGTGGTATTTGTGGACTCAGCTTCAAACGCCTGGACCACCTTAGGTCACATCAGCGCAAACATAGTGCTGACCTAAACAGTCAGTGA
- the LOC129444274 gene encoding uncharacterized protein isoform X2, producing MSDLTHAFQSQLSGVMETVFKAAIFEITRLVEESFMKEMSRSREQVETLKKRLQWSESRWRTQESTCASRCTKCGKANEEDKETSTPLENDRGLKQESVRERSWGSCELETDTLLGKERSEDRTSPNRTAESANTEDRKLDCILKEEVLYNTTDKKELQDGWTLDTEVAETSDFSAHSYSEQELQQIQEEWSTGLVKSTDDGPYADITDVQGLAYRMRYNTEELADYNKLDMGDLNVLGERTEETLGAVQNDLNVAIEGERHFSNKSKKRNRGSFPAQVNPETESIDRHMHCLLINEEGHLQDMSALSEVQNGVAGHADHRGHSTLYGENTANDGSGGLYKEHEFNHSQDDRQIFQVSEPSLKDYPLSQRVGSTDAYNCNQCGKKFTQACNLKVHQRVHQRDGLHLCSHCGKGYSSFSDLQRHRCSQTGEKPYICTLCGNRFSRLWNLKLHRRIHTQEKPHQCTVCNKSFTRADILKVHQRTHTGERPYCCGICGLSFKRLDHLRSHQRKHSADLNSQ from the exons ATGTCCGATCTTACACATGCGTTTCAGTCACAACTGTCCGGGGTCATGGAGACTGTCTTTAAAGCAGCCATATTTGAGATCACCCGGCTGGTAGAGGAGAGTTTCATGAAGGAAATGTCCCGAAGTCGGGAACAGGTGGAGACTCTGAAGAAGAGACTGCAATGGAGCGAGTCAAGGTGGAGAACTCAAGAGTCAACATGTGCCAGCAGGTGTACAAAGTGTGGTAAAGCTAACGAGGAAGATAAAGAAACATCAACACCATTAG AAAATGATCGTGGTCTCAAACAGGAGAGTGTTCGAGAAAGGAGCTGGGGAAGCTGTGAGTTGGAGACTGACACGCTTTTGGGAAAAGAAAGATCAGAAGACCGGACGAGCCCCAATCGCACAGCAGAG TCTGCAAATACAGAGGACAGGAAACTGGACTGCATACTAAAAGAGGAGGTTCTCTATAATACCACTGATAAAAAGGAGCTTCAGGATGGGTGGACACTGGATACTGAAG TAGCCGAGACTTCTGATTTCTCAGCTCACAGTTACAGTGAGCAAGAACTTCAACAGATTCAGGAAGAATGGAGCACTGGGCTTGTTAAGTCTACTGATGATGGGCCTTATGCAGATATTACAGACGTTCAGGGGCTGGCATACCGAATGCGGTACAACACAGAGGAGCTGGCGGACTACAATAAACTGGACATGGGAGACCTGAATGTTCTTGGAGAAAGAACTGAAGAGACACTGGGCGCTGTTCAAAATGACCTTAATGTGGCTATAGAAGGTGAAAGACACTTTTCCAATAAGAGTAAGAAAAGAAATAGAGGCTCTTTTCCTGCACAGGTTAACCCAGAAACAGAAAGCATTGATAGACACATGCACTGTTTACTTATTAATGAAGAAGGCCACTTACAGGACATGAGTGCCCTCAGCGAAGTTCAGAATGGGGTTGCAGGACATGCTGATCATAGAGGACACTCAACACTTTATGGTGAAAATACAGCAAACGATGGGTCTGGTGGACTATATAAGGAACATGAATTTAACCATTCTCAAGATGATAGACAAATTTTTCAAGTCAGCGAGCCTTCTCTAAAAGACTACCCGCTCTCCCAAAGAGTCGGTTCAACCGATGCATACAACTGTAACCAGTGCGGTAAGAAATTCACTCAGGCCTGCAATTTAAAGGTTCACCAGCGTGTCCACCAACGGGACGGTCTCCACTTGTGCAGCCACTGTGGGAAAGGTTACTCGTCGTTCAGTGACCTGCAGAGGCACCGATGCAGTCAGACTGGAGAGAAGCCTTACATCTGCACGCTTTGTGGAAACCGATTTAGCAGACTGTGGAATCTCAAGCTGCACAGGCGCATTCACACGCAGGAGAAACCACACCAGTGTACTGTGTGCAATAAGAGCTTTACCCGGGCAGATATCTTAAAAGTCCATCAACGCACCCATACAGGAGAAAGACCGTACTGCTGTGGTATTTGTGGACTCAGCTTCAAACGCCTGGACCACCTTAGGTCACATCAGCGCAAACATAGTGCTGACCTAAACAGTCAGTGA